The nucleotide sequence TCCAGTGGGCACAGACATCAATCTATACCAAGTGAAGCCTAGACCCCAGTGCCATAGTTAGCCCAACAGGCCACACTTCCCTACATCCCTGTTCCCAAGAGTCGTATATCCTACCCAATTCCTGGTAATGGGCTTacttggggtttgggggggatccACTGTTTTATCCTCATTAGGAACCAAGTGGAAGGTGACAACCATTCCTCCGTGTTTAAACCAGCTTCAAATTTCACTGCCAACAAGAAGATGGCTTTCCTTTTCCCTTAGAACCTAACTAGGCAGACAGAGAACTTACTACACTACAAAAAGGAAGCACATCCACAATTTTAGTACTGGACTTCAGCTAGTAGGTCTTTTGAGTTACACTGTCTCTgactgctgtgctgctcagccATCTGAGTTTTCTAGTTTCACCATCAGCTTTCACTTATCTTCAACTGCAACATAAGCCACTGAAAAGACAGGGCTTGCCTTCAGTTTAGTCAAGTTCATCAATCCAGTGAAAACACCGGATTTACTGTCTACTGAGATTGGTGAGATTTGGGGTTTCCAGCATGTAGCCTAAAGGTCAAAGATTCCCCCAATGTTTGTTTTCATCAGCAAAACTAGCCTAGGAGTTCAAGCATAAGCATCTAATCTAGCTCAAGAACTACATTCAGTGAACGGAAACACATGATGGTTATCAACCCCTTCAAGAACAAAAATGCTAAAAACCCccataattaaataataaaaatctctGTTTATCAGCAGCCAAGCACAATCTCACATATACACTCCACTACTCAGTTACTCAGTTAGTGATGCACTTTAAATATGGACAAATGACTCATGTAACATAAGCTACCTTCTTTCTGGCAAATTCCACTCAGAAAGCTAAATATATACTGTTCGTCTTTGCATGCCAAAGTACCCAGCCAGTTGgtgcagagaggaaagaaaaccagcttCCATTTTTTTGCCAGAgaggtaaggaaaaaaaaaaagagagagaaagcgaacagcatttttaaatttcatttgatGATTGATAACCAATACGCACAAATACACAGTGCAAGATTTTTGAGTACTACAGACCTACGTAAAATCATCCAAATACTAGATCTGAGTGAAAATTAAGGAGCAAAAAGAACATTTACTCAATGCTCTAGTTTTCAACTTTTAGTGAGTTCTTAATTTATTagtaataatttgtttttcttggagGGGGTTCAGAAAAGGCTGGGAGATTTTTTAAGCGTCAGCTTAAAAATACTTACAACTATTCTTAAATGCCAGCTTAagaaatgtataaataaaattgaaCATTAAGACTGCTAAACTTGGAGAGACATGCTCAGAACAGGAAATGATAGTTTGTTAATAAAGAAAGGTAAATCATTCTCTAGGCTTCCGGTGGGAAACTTGGCAGGGAAAGGATTTTGACCTCAGTGGAAGGTAACTGCCACAAATGACAAATCAAGGAACTTTCTTCTTACAAGTGAGGCAAATGTTTGACATAAGGCTGGACTGCATTCAGATCTATCATTCCCTGTGGCATATTCTTTTAACTTTAACAAATAATCTTGCAAGCTTTTTGCATTGACTGTATTAATTacagcttttttcctcctctctcactGAGTAAAGCCATGCAAGCCTAACATTTTTTGTGAATGATTACTTATTTCCTATTTGAAGCACAAAAGCTCATCACTTATGGAATAGGTCAAGCTTTCAGTGCCTATTAGTCCTAGTCTGGAATGAATTAATGCATTTTCCTATGTTcgttttccttttctgttgtaGGAACAGTATATGGGACGTTTGCGCAAAGGGAACAAAAATCCTGCATTGTTTTCAGGTGAAGAGGTAAACCAGAACAAAAGAATAcactttaaaaatctctttttggtTTCACATTAGGCTCACTTTGACTATAGTACTGTGAAGTTTGGAATTACAAGTATCAATTCTCCCAACTCAAAACAacaaatggggggaaaaaatgacaAATAGCCCAGTTTAATTTCAAACgttaatatattttctattttatagtGAACATATGCATCGTTCACCCCTTATTTGCAGCAACTATGACGTCCTCATAAAAAGGGGTGACATTTGTAAGATGcctcttaaaataaatatttctttttataaaataataaaacttcaaataaatattctttacaCTAAACAATATGttgaaaaaattagaaaataaaggCTGAATTTTACTGTAACTGTACAATATACATGAAGTCCAAAGGGAAATCAAAGTCTTGCAATAGGTTTCCGTAAGACAAAATACAATCTAAAAACATACTGATTGATTCACATTCTTCCGAATGTACAACATATTAGTATAATATTTTGTGACTGTGCCGTGTCTTATGACAGCACTTACTTTTCACAGttgaaaatattattgtatATACAAAAATATAGCACATTATCTCTGgcagaaaacaatgaaaaaaaagaagtcgTTTGCTAATTTACAAATTTTGCAAGTACTATTCACAAACAATAGTTGCCTAGGAGTGTCTGTGTTGCTTTAGCTTATGCAATATGTGGGTCACAATGTACtgcatcccttttttttcccctgtatgCCACTAGCTGGATTCTAACAAGCGTATCAGTTAAgatggcacacacacagaaaagcatttcaCTGCAAACAGCAAAGTACATCCCCAACCCCTCTACTACAGTGCCAAGACCATAGCTGCTTAGTTGGTTGCATATGTATGTTAAAACAATAATCCTTATTACTTTAGTATTTCTGGCTAGTGATGCTATGTTGGCTTTTCAAAGTTCCTGGGGGGTACGCTGGGAACTTTGCAGCAAACGGTGTTGGAGTGTTTACAGCGGCACCCAGGCCGATTTACCCGGTCGTAacagccctggcacaacttAAGGCAACCCTTGGCTGGCAGGTAACACCACAAGCAAGGCAGGAAGAGGGACACTACACCCATGGCGGACCACCTAGTGCAGCAATGTGACtgactgcaggagcaggggttGTCAGCACAGTTGTCCTCGTCATCATTAGAGCAGTGATAGAAGAGGCCCTTCACACAGCAAACGCAAGTCCCATAATCAACTACGTTCTGGGCTGAGCAAAGACACTGCTTGTCACAGATCCAACATGAAGGGAGGGTCCTTGGATAAGTGCACTCCTTACACTTACACTTTCCACAGTCCTCACACCTGTAGCTGTGTGCTCCCAAGTCTTCTTTGCTCAGTGGCTTCAGCTCACTCGACTTAAGCTCAGACTTGGGCTGCATTCGGACTATCCCGTCAGCAACTGGCCCTGAAGACGATCCCAGAAGTCTTTGTTCTGATGAATTACTGCTCGTACTTGTCCTCGTACTGCTCCGTGAACCTGTGCTGACTGTGCTGATGGATCGGGACAGAGGCGCTCGAGGAGGTGCGTGCGTTTGTGTGTGCTGGATCCGGCTAAAATTACGATGCTCAGGCAAGCCATGGGGCCTTTCAtttttgggttgggttgttACCCGAGGAGAAGACTTGACCCCCGGCCGTGGAGCCACCGTAGGTCCCTCTGTGTATTCATTTGTGTTTCGGATGGCTCTGATCTGGTCCAACGACAAGACATGAACCTGCTGCATCAGGACATCCCGCAGGTCGGGCTCCCTGTGCGGTCTCCCACTGTCACGCCGAGCCTGTAGTAAGGGCTGCGACCCACTGCCGTGCTGAGTCTCCATCAGTGCCCAGAAGCTTGCTCACCCCGCCAGG is from Cinclus cinclus chromosome 2, bCinCin1.1, whole genome shotgun sequence and encodes:
- the SPRY2 gene encoding protein sprouty homolog 2; this translates as METQHGSGSQPLLQARRDSGRPHREPDLRDVLMQQVHVLSLDQIRAIRNTNEYTEGPTVAPRPGVKSSPRVTTQPKNERPHGLPEHRNFSRIQHTQTHAPPRAPLSRSISTVSTGSRSSTRTSTSSNSSEQRLLGSSSGPVADGIVRMQPKSELKSSELKPLSKEDLGAHSYRCEDCGKCKCKECTYPRTLPSCWICDKQCLCSAQNVVDYGTCVCCVKGLFYHCSNDDEDNCADNPCSCSQSHCCTRWSAMGVVSLFLPCLWCYLPAKGCLKLCQGCYDRVNRPGCRCKHSNTVCCKVPSVPPRNFEKPT